The sequence below is a genomic window from Methylotuvimicrobium alcaliphilum 20Z.
ACTTTCATTCGATAGATCTCCAATTAATAAAGGTTTGTGAATAAAATCATTTGCGCTTTACTCCTTTAATACAGAAAAGCCGTTCGACTTCGATGAAGGTGCCTGATGCGCCTTTTATTCTTATACGATTTTTCAATCAAAAGGGAGTAAATCCCAATGAGTCATTATCTATGATTTAAAATCATAGATAATTTAGGTGCGGGGCATTTGATAGGCACGTCGGCGGCGAAATTTTGCTATCATCGTAGATCAAAATTCGGCACCGGGGTGTCCTTCAAAGAACGCCGTGAACCCAGCACCTAAATTCACCAAGGCAATTAATTCATAGCCGATAGGCCATGGAATTTAGGTGCTGAGTAAATACGTCCATGTAGGCTCCATGCCGAGCACTTCAAGCAAGGAGTCAAATCACCTGAGCATTACAACCACCCCAAGTCCGCAATGACCAGAAGGATCAACCCCGACATAATACCGGCCAATATATCATCGAGCATGATACCTAAGCCTCCGCTTACCTTGCGATCGACCCAGATAATCGGCCAGGGCTTGACGATATCGAACAACCGGAACAACACGAAACCGACAAGCAACGCAGGCCAATTAAACGGTACCCAAAGCATCGTTACCAATAAGCCCGCAACTTCGTCCCAGACGATACCGCCGAAATCATGCTCGCCTAATTTCTTAGCGGCCATTCCGCAAATTCCGACGCCCGCAACAACGGCGGCTAGCGTCAAAGCATAATAAAAATAATCGCCGGCAAGCGCAAACAACCAACAAACCGGAATGGCGGCCACCGTGCCCATCGTTCCGGGCGCTTTTTTAAACAAGCCCGAACCGAAACCAAAAGCCAAAAATAACACCGGATCAGTGAATATTGCCTTAGCCGTTAATTCATTTTTGCCTATCTTATCAGTGAGAAAAATGCTCAAAACCTTGTACCCTCAACAATTCCGTCGTGCCGAAACGATGAACTCTAAGTCCCGGACCATCCTCGATAACGCCGATACGCGTAAAGTTTTCTGTCAATAATGCCGCTTTATCAGCCGGCACGGTAAAACATAATTCATAATCGTCTCCGGCACGCAGCGGCATAGTCCAATCGCCGGTTGCCTCGATATAGGCCTTGACCGCATTCGACAACGGCAAATCCTCCCAATCCAGACACGCGCCGACGCCGCTTTGTTTCAAAATATGCCCTAAATCTTGCGCCAAACCGTCGGACACGTCGATACAACTTCGTGCGATATTGCGCAATTCCAAGCCTTCTTCGACACGCGGTTTCGGCCGATTAAAGCGCTCGAGCGCAGCCTGCTGCTGCGAACAACTAAAATGTCCTTGGGCAATTTTTAAACCTAGCCCGGCATCGCCGAGTTTACCGGTCATATAAATGACGTCGCCGGGACGCGCCCCCGAACGGCGCAAAGCTTGACCCGCCGGAACTATGCCCATGGCCTGCACCGTAAGCGTCAATGGGCCGGATGTCGTATCGCCTCCGACTAGATCGATACGGTAATGAGCGGCCAATTCGAAAAAACCTTCCGCGAATCGTTCGAGCCAGGATTCGTCGACATCAGGCAATGTCAACGCCAAGGTTACGGCAACCGGCTCGGCGCCCATCGAGGCCAAGTCGCTCAAATTAACTGCCAGTAATTTGTAGCCCAAATCATAGGGATCGGTACCGGCTAAAAAATGCACATTCTCGACCATCGTATCGGCGGTTATCGCTAATCGATAACCGGCCGGCACGCTTAACAATGCGCAATCGTCGCCGATACCCAACTCGGTTGCCGCATTCGACGATTTTTTTACGGCGAAAAAACGCTCGATTAGATCGAATTCAGCCGCTGGCATCCGAGGCTTTTCGATTTTTTGCTTGGATTTCCACGGCTCGTTTTTGCTGAGCCACTTTATCGAGTATGCCGTTGACATAACGATGACTGCCATCGGCGCCGAAGCATTTGGCTAGATTGATACTCTCGTTAAGTACGACCCGATAAGGCATGTCCAGCCGATTCATCAGTTCATACACGCCGATTCTCAAAATCGCCCGTTCGACCGGATCGATCGCTTCGACCGGACGGTCGACGAATTGCATCAACGTTTCGTCGATCACATCAAGGCTTTTCGGAATGCCGTGAAACAATTCGTTGAAATAGCTTTTTTGAGCATCTCTCAAGCGTTCTTCTTCCAAAAACTGCATTTCGATCGCACTGAGGTTTTGACCGGTCATTTGCCACTGATACAACGCTTGCACGGCGGCTTTTCTCGCATTGGTACGCGCTTGGCTCATTAG
It includes:
- the nusB gene encoding transcription antitermination factor NusB: MSQARTNARKAAVQALYQWQMTGQNLSAIEMQFLEEERLRDAQKSYFNELFHGIPKSLDVIDETLMQFVDRPVEAIDPVERAILRIGVYELMNRLDMPYRVVLNESINLAKCFGADGSHRYVNGILDKVAQQKRAVEIQAKNRKASDASG
- a CDS encoding phosphatidylglycerophosphatase A family protein, with protein sequence MSIFLTDKIGKNELTAKAIFTDPVLFLAFGFGSGLFKKAPGTMGTVAAIPVCWLFALAGDYFYYALTLAAVVAGVGICGMAAKKLGEHDFGGIVWDEVAGLLVTMLWVPFNWPALLVGFVLFRLFDIVKPWPIIWVDRKVSGGLGIMLDDILAGIMSGLILLVIADLGWL
- the thiL gene encoding thiamine-phosphate kinase, producing MPAAEFDLIERFFAVKKSSNAATELGIGDDCALLSVPAGYRLAITADTMVENVHFLAGTDPYDLGYKLLAVNLSDLASMGAEPVAVTLALTLPDVDESWLERFAEGFFELAAHYRIDLVGGDTTSGPLTLTVQAMGIVPAGQALRRSGARPGDVIYMTGKLGDAGLGLKIAQGHFSCSQQQAALERFNRPKPRVEEGLELRNIARSCIDVSDGLAQDLGHILKQSGVGACLDWEDLPLSNAVKAYIEATGDWTMPLRAGDDYELCFTVPADKAALLTENFTRIGVIEDGPGLRVHRFGTTELLRVQGFEHFSH